In a single window of the Sediminicoccus sp. KRV36 genome:
- the murJ gene encoding murein biosynthesis integral membrane protein MurJ produces the protein MFRAIATVGGWTMVSRILGFLRDMLIAAKLGAGPMADAFFVALKLPNLFRRLFGEGAFNAAFVPAFAQMLTQRGPAAAQALAERMATLMILWLALLMGLGLVFMPQLMQVLAPGFVERPEKFALAVELTRITFPYLLLICLTALVSGVLNALGKFAAAAAAPIFFNLLSMIALFALAPFVATPAHALAWGVTLSGVVQLGFVWWACAQAGMVLNPLRAPSLAPEVRQVLRRMGPGLIGAGVTQLNLAIDVIIASFLPSGAVSYLYYADRVSQLPLGVIGAAVATALLPLLAKQIHAGQPLSAHRSINRAIEISLILAVPAAVALAVLALPILAALFQRGAFGPAEALATSHALIAYAFGLPAFVLVKVFVPGFFARGDTATPVKIGMFCVALNLVLNLILMGPFLHVGVALATTLAAWANAGLLAYLLHRRGKWVADRRLRRIAPRLLGSALAMGVVLAALSWWLAPGAGLQGVGWLALICALGGGTYFGLAQLSGGLDLRELGRLIRRRR, from the coding sequence ATGTTCCGCGCCATCGCCACCGTCGGCGGCTGGACCATGGTCAGCCGTATCCTCGGCTTCCTGCGGGACATGCTGATCGCGGCCAAGCTCGGCGCCGGCCCCATGGCGGATGCCTTCTTCGTCGCCCTCAAGCTGCCCAATCTGTTCCGCCGCCTGTTCGGCGAGGGCGCCTTCAACGCGGCCTTCGTCCCGGCCTTCGCGCAAATGCTGACCCAGCGTGGGCCCGCCGCCGCCCAGGCGCTGGCGGAACGCATGGCGACGCTGATGATCCTCTGGCTGGCCCTGCTGATGGGGCTGGGCTTGGTCTTCATGCCGCAGCTCATGCAGGTGCTGGCGCCGGGGTTCGTGGAGCGGCCGGAGAAATTCGCGCTGGCGGTGGAACTGACGCGCATCACCTTCCCCTATCTGCTGCTGATCTGCCTGACGGCGCTGGTGAGCGGCGTGCTCAACGCGCTCGGCAAATTCGCGGCGGCCGCGGCGGCGCCGATCTTCTTCAACCTGCTCTCGATGATCGCGCTGTTTGCGCTGGCGCCCTTCGTCGCCACACCGGCCCATGCCTTGGCCTGGGGTGTCACGTTGTCCGGGGTGGTGCAGCTGGGGTTCGTCTGGTGGGCCTGCGCCCAGGCAGGGATGGTGCTGAACCCGCTGCGCGCCCCCTCGCTCGCGCCCGAGGTGCGGCAGGTGCTGCGGCGGATGGGTCCGGGGCTGATCGGGGCGGGCGTCACCCAGCTCAACCTGGCGATCGACGTGATCATCGCCTCCTTCCTGCCTTCGGGTGCGGTGTCGTATCTGTACTACGCGGATCGCGTGTCGCAATTGCCGCTGGGGGTGATCGGGGCGGCGGTGGCGACGGCGCTGCTGCCACTCCTGGCCAAGCAGATTCACGCGGGCCAGCCGCTTTCGGCGCATCGGAGCATCAACCGCGCCATCGAGATTTCGTTGATCCTGGCCGTGCCGGCCGCGGTGGCGCTGGCCGTGCTGGCGCTGCCCATCCTGGCGGCCCTGTTCCAGCGCGGGGCGTTTGGCCCGGCGGAAGCGCTGGCCACCTCGCATGCGCTCATCGCCTATGCCTTCGGCCTGCCGGCCTTTGTGCTGGTGAAGGTCTTCGTGCCGGGATTTTTCGCGCGTGGCGATACTGCCACCCCGGTGAAGATCGGCATGTTCTGCGTGGCGCTGAACCTTGTGCTGAACCTGATCCTGATGGGGCCCTTCCTGCATGTGGGCGTGGCTCTCGCCACCACCCTGGCCGCCTGGGCGAATGCGGGGCTGCTGGCCTATCTGCTGCACAGGCGCGGCAAGTGGGTGGCGGACCGGCGCCTGCGGCGCATCGCGCCCCGGCTCCTCGGCTCGGCGCTGGCGATGGGGGTGGTGCTGGCAGCCCTCTCCTGGTGGCTGGCGCCAGGCGCGGGACTGCAGGGGGTGGGCTGGCTGGCTCTGATCTGCGCGCTGGGGGGTGGCACCTATTTCGGGCTGGCGCAGCTCTCGGGCGGGCTTGATCTGCGGGAGCTGGGCCGCCTGATCCGCCGCAGGCGCTGA
- the trpS gene encoding tryptophan--tRNA ligase, with protein sequence MQRVFSGIQPSGVPTLGNYLGAIRNWVPMQEQHESLFCIVDLHAITQFQEPAQLLLQTREMAAALLACGLSPEKCILFVQSHVPAHAELGWIFNCVARLGWLNRMTQFKDKAGKDREAASAGLYVYPNLMAADILVYKATSVPVGDDQRQHLELANDIAEKFNHDYGVKLFPRIEPHILGVAARVMSLRDGTKKMSKSDPSDQSRINLNDDNDAIALKIRRARTDAEPIPGHMLQLEGRAEARNLVGILAAITNTMPENVLREHEGQGFGSFKEVLTEALVAHLSPIRAEMLRLLEDPGSLDAALRRGAEKAEAIANPILAEVKQAMGFLARR encoded by the coding sequence ATGCAACGCGTGTTTTCCGGCATCCAGCCCTCCGGCGTGCCCACCCTGGGCAATTACCTCGGCGCCATCCGCAATTGGGTGCCCATGCAGGAACAGCACGAAAGCCTGTTCTGCATCGTGGATCTGCACGCCATCACGCAATTCCAGGAGCCGGCGCAGCTGCTGCTGCAAACCCGCGAAATGGCCGCCGCCCTGCTGGCCTGCGGCCTCTCCCCCGAGAAATGCATCCTCTTTGTGCAAAGCCATGTGCCCGCCCATGCCGAGCTCGGCTGGATCTTCAACTGCGTGGCCCGCCTGGGCTGGTTGAACCGCATGACGCAGTTCAAGGACAAGGCCGGCAAGGACCGTGAGGCAGCGAGTGCGGGCCTCTACGTCTATCCCAACCTCATGGCGGCCGACATCCTGGTCTACAAGGCGACCAGCGTGCCGGTCGGCGATGACCAGCGCCAGCATCTGGAGCTGGCCAATGACATCGCCGAGAAGTTCAACCACGATTACGGCGTGAAGCTGTTTCCGCGCATCGAGCCGCATATCCTGGGTGTCGCCGCCCGCGTGATGAGCCTGCGCGACGGCACGAAGAAGATGAGCAAGTCCGACCCCTCGGACCAGTCGCGCATCAATCTCAATGACGACAATGACGCCATCGCGCTGAAGATCCGCCGCGCCCGCACCGATGCCGAGCCGATCCCCGGCCATATGCTGCAACTGGAAGGCCGGGCCGAGGCGCGCAACCTGGTCGGCATCCTCGCCGCCATCACCAACACGATGCCGGAAAACGTGCTGCGCGAGCATGAGGGCCAGGGCTTTGGCAGCTTCAAGGAGGTGCTGACCGAAGCGCTGGTGGCGCATCTCTCGCCCATCCGCGCCGAAATGCTGCGCCTGCTGGAAGACCCTGGCTCGCTCGACGCCGCATTGCGCCGGGGCGCCGAAAAGGCCGAGGCCATCGCCAACCCCATCCTCGCCGAGGTGAAGCAGGCGATGGGCTTTCTCGCACGGAGGTAG
- a CDS encoding 2OG-Fe(II) oxygenase: MAELLPGDPVPNWIAPSDSNPRYSLQATGGRWILLGVLGSAAQPEVAAALAAFTAGVGAGAVLDGNRAAALLISADPEDRAAGRIPQHVPEYRAIWDETGQVTASLGAPGWLLLDPTQRLFARWPLSRTAGMLATMAHLPPPALHAGMAVPAPVLVVPRLFEPDLCRTLIAQYGQTGGQASGFMREVDGRTIGVQDPSFKVRRDHLIEDEALQAAIRARISRRLIPEIAKAFQFRVTRLERYLVACYRADEGGHFSAHRDNTTKGTAHRRFAVTINLNAEEFEGGDLTFPEFGPTTYRAPTGGAVVFSCSLLHRALPVTKGARFAFLPFLHDEAAAKIREENLKFLGSAG; the protein is encoded by the coding sequence ATGGCGGAGCTGCTGCCTGGCGATCCGGTTCCCAACTGGATCGCGCCTTCCGACTCCAATCCGCGCTACAGCCTGCAGGCCACGGGCGGCCGCTGGATCCTGCTCGGCGTGCTGGGTTCGGCGGCGCAGCCCGAGGTGGCGGCAGCCCTCGCCGCCTTCACGGCCGGGGTCGGGGCGGGGGCCGTGCTGGATGGCAACCGCGCCGCAGCCCTGCTGATCAGCGCCGATCCCGAGGATCGGGCTGCCGGCCGCATCCCGCAGCATGTGCCGGAATACCGCGCGATCTGGGATGAGACGGGCCAGGTGACGGCCAGCCTCGGCGCGCCTGGCTGGCTGCTGCTGGACCCGACGCAGCGGCTTTTCGCCCGCTGGCCGCTCAGTCGCACCGCGGGCATGCTGGCGACTATGGCGCATCTGCCACCGCCCGCCCTGCATGCCGGCATGGCGGTGCCCGCACCGGTGCTGGTGGTGCCGCGCCTGTTCGAGCCGGATCTCTGCCGCACGCTGATCGCGCAATACGGCCAGACGGGCGGCCAGGCATCCGGCTTCATGCGGGAGGTGGATGGCCGCACCATCGGCGTGCAGGACCCGAGCTTCAAGGTGCGGCGGGACCATCTGATCGAGGATGAAGCTCTGCAGGCGGCCATCCGCGCACGGATTTCGCGCCGCCTCATCCCGGAAATCGCCAAGGCCTTCCAGTTCCGGGTGACGCGGCTGGAGCGCTACCTCGTTGCCTGCTACCGCGCCGATGAGGGCGGGCATTTCTCGGCGCATCGCGACAACACGACCAAGGGCACGGCGCATCGGCGCTTCGCCGTCACCATCAATCTCAACGCCGAGGAGTTCGAGGGCGGTGACCTGACCTTCCCCGAATTCGGCCCCACCACCTATCGGGCGCCGACCGGGGGTGCCGTGGTGTTCTCCTGCTCGCTGCTGCACCGCGCGCTGCCGGTCACCAAGGGCGCGCGCTTCGCCTTCCTGCCCTTCCTCCATGACGAGGCGGCGGCGAAAATCCGCGAGGAGAATTTGAAGTTCCTGGGCAGCGCCGGTTGA
- a CDS encoding 5'-nucleotidase C-terminal domain-containing protein has product MPSRRSLALLLAAPALRPAAAQVTTRMALLHLNDFHSRHEPIAVTSAACRAGEACFGGSARIATAIAEAREAARADGRAALLLEAGDAFLGSLFFSHHEGQAEAQVQRAWGVQGMALGNHEFDLGPEVLARYIAAVPFPVLSANLDATAEPILAGKIRPTIAFRREQMRIVVVGLTTPDTPGISSPGPNLRFTDPMEAANRAVWEARREGAATVVLLSHLGLTADRRLAAEVAGVDVILGGHSHTLVAPPVVVDGPDRPVLIAQAGAHGRWLGRLDLDLAADGRLAHSTQQMRELTAEIAEDRAVAALVAQLAAPLEALRRRVVARLPAALSNAGCGSAPCEIGELVAEAMRAAVDAEIGWQNGGGVRAGLPEGEITMGDVLAALPFGNTTARMVLRGSALIEALENGLARLPAPSGRFPQLAGLRFTADAARPAGSRIVAAEVRGAGGIWQPLDPGRAYSVATNNFLRRGGDGYTIFAEGALEARDDGPLLDEVLVRLMGR; this is encoded by the coding sequence ATGCCCAGCCGCCGCTCCCTCGCGCTGCTTCTCGCAGCACCTGCGCTGCGCCCTGCCGCGGCGCAGGTCACGACCCGCATGGCGCTGCTGCACCTGAATGATTTCCACAGCCGGCATGAGCCCATCGCCGTTACTTCCGCCGCATGCCGGGCGGGTGAGGCCTGCTTTGGCGGCTCCGCCAGGATTGCCACCGCCATCGCCGAAGCGCGGGAGGCGGCCCGCGCCGATGGCCGCGCGGCGCTGCTGCTGGAGGCTGGCGATGCCTTCCTCGGCAGCCTGTTCTTCTCCCATCATGAGGGCCAGGCCGAGGCGCAGGTGCAGCGCGCCTGGGGCGTGCAGGGCATGGCACTCGGCAATCACGAATTCGACCTGGGGCCGGAGGTGCTGGCCCGCTACATCGCCGCCGTCCCCTTCCCCGTGCTCTCGGCCAATCTGGACGCGACGGCCGAGCCCATCCTGGCCGGGAAGATCCGCCCCACCATCGCCTTCCGGCGGGAGCAGATGCGCATTGTCGTCGTCGGCCTCACCACGCCGGATACGCCGGGCATCTCCTCGCCCGGCCCCAATCTGCGCTTCACGGACCCGATGGAGGCAGCCAACCGCGCCGTCTGGGAAGCCCGGCGGGAGGGGGCGGCCACGGTCGTCCTGCTCTCGCATCTGGGGCTCACCGCGGACCGGCGCCTCGCGGCCGAGGTGGCGGGGGTGGATGTGATCCTGGGCGGGCATTCGCACACCCTCGTGGCGCCGCCCGTCGTGGTGGACGGACCGGACAGGCCGGTGCTGATCGCGCAGGCGGGGGCCCATGGGCGCTGGCTGGGCCGGCTCGACCTCGACCTCGCGGCGGATGGGCGCCTCGCGCATTCCACCCAGCAGATGCGCGAGCTGACGGCCGAGATCGCCGAAGACCGCGCCGTGGCGGCCCTGGTGGCGCAATTGGCCGCACCGCTGGAGGCGTTGCGCCGCCGCGTCGTCGCGCGGTTGCCGGCCGCGCTGAGCAATGCAGGTTGCGGCTCCGCCCCCTGCGAGATCGGCGAACTGGTGGCCGAGGCGATGCGTGCCGCGGTGGATGCCGAGATCGGCTGGCAAAATGGGGGCGGCGTCCGCGCCGGCCTGCCGGAGGGCGAGATCACCATGGGCGATGTGCTCGCCGCCCTGCCCTTCGGCAATACCACCGCGCGGATGGTGCTGCGTGGCTCGGCGCTGATCGAGGCGCTGGAAAATGGCCTGGCCCGGCTGCCCGCGCCCTCGGGCCGCTTTCCGCAACTCGCCGGCTTGCGCTTCACGGCCGATGCCGCGCGGCCCGCTGGCAGCCGCATCGTGGCGGCGGAGGTGCGGGGTGCCGGTGGCATCTGGCAGCCGCTCGATCCGGGCCGCGCCTATAGCGTCGCCACCAACAACTTCCTGCGGCGTGGTGGCGATGGCTACACGATTTTCGCCGAGGGTGCGCTGGAAGCGCGTGACGACGGGCCCCTGCTGGATGAGGTCCTGGTGCGGCTGATGGGGCGGTGA
- a CDS encoding sulfite exporter TauE/SafE family protein → MQVYLPIAEMSVDALMLVGIGFVVGWLSGLFGVGGGFLLTPVLMLIGIPSTVAVASGANQTLGASVSGLIAQARRQNVDWQMGGVLVAGGLVGSVVGVQIFALLRRAGQVDAAVAIFYVVVLGAVGTLMVMESLRAIFRRSRKQQARLHNHSWAHGLPLKLRFRKSRLYISVIPPLMVGFVIGILSAIMGVGGGFMLVPAMIYILGMPTAVVIGTSLFQVVCVTASVTFLQAIQVGGVDIVLTLLLLLGGVSGAQFGAAMGGKLRGEETRVLLGLLVLGVAGSLLWDLWRLPETLFSVGPAW, encoded by the coding sequence TTGCAGGTCTATCTGCCCATCGCCGAAATGAGCGTTGATGCCCTGATGCTGGTGGGCATCGGCTTCGTCGTGGGCTGGCTTTCCGGCCTGTTCGGCGTGGGGGGCGGCTTTCTGCTGACGCCGGTGCTGATGCTGATCGGCATTCCCTCCACTGTCGCGGTCGCCTCCGGCGCCAACCAGACGCTGGGCGCCTCGGTCTCCGGGCTGATTGCCCAGGCGCGGCGGCAGAATGTGGATTGGCAGATGGGCGGCGTGCTGGTGGCGGGCGGCCTGGTGGGCAGCGTCGTCGGCGTGCAGATTTTCGCGCTGCTGCGCCGCGCCGGCCAGGTGGATGCGGCGGTGGCCATCTTCTATGTCGTCGTCCTCGGCGCGGTCGGCACGCTGATGGTGATGGAGAGCCTGCGGGCCATTTTTCGCCGTTCCCGCAAGCAGCAGGCCAGGCTGCACAATCATTCCTGGGCGCATGGGCTGCCGCTGAAGCTGCGCTTCCGCAAGAGCCGCCTCTACATCTCCGTCATTCCACCGCTGATGGTGGGCTTCGTCATCGGCATCCTCTCGGCGATCATGGGCGTGGGCGGCGGGTTCATGCTGGTGCCGGCCATGATCTACATCCTGGGCATGCCGACGGCGGTGGTGATCGGCACCTCGCTGTTCCAGGTGGTTTGCGTCACCGCCTCGGTCACCTTCCTCCAGGCCATCCAGGTGGGCGGCGTGGATATCGTGCTGACGCTGCTGCTGTTGCTGGGCGGCGTGTCCGGCGCGCAATTCGGCGCCGCCATGGGTGGCAAGCTGCGCGGCGAGGAAACCCGCGTCCTGCTGGGATTGCTGGTGCTGGGGGTGGCGGGTTCACTGCTCTGGGACCTGTGGCGCCTGCCGGAGACGCTGTTTTCGGTGGGGCCCGCCTGGTGA
- a CDS encoding TIGR02186 family protein, translating to MCLLLLWPASPWAQPSELVARLSTERVAITTAFTGESILVFGSTEEPLGPGGDEVIILARGPSGPFVVRRKVEVLGLWFNGPSARFENVPVFYAVAGTRPASLLLPEEARRQRGIGLASLPLVSSGARAPGFRSALLSLKQSSGLWQEDAQPIEIAGSRLFNLRLPLPSTVQPGSYRVEVMLVRARRIIATEQLGFIIERVGTAAEIERVARGQPVLYALICIILAAVAGWLGSVIFRRN from the coding sequence GTGTGTCTCCTGCTGCTCTGGCCCGCCTCCCCCTGGGCGCAGCCTTCCGAACTCGTCGCCCGCCTCTCGACCGAGCGCGTCGCCATCACCACGGCCTTCACGGGTGAGAGCATCCTGGTCTTTGGCAGCACGGAGGAACCGCTCGGCCCCGGCGGGGATGAGGTGATCATCCTGGCGCGCGGCCCCTCCGGCCCCTTCGTGGTGCGCCGCAAGGTCGAGGTGCTGGGCCTCTGGTTCAACGGGCCTTCGGCGCGGTTCGAGAATGTGCCCGTCTTCTACGCCGTGGCCGGCACGCGCCCCGCCTCGCTCCTGCTGCCCGAGGAGGCGCGCCGCCAGCGCGGCATCGGGCTCGCTTCCCTGCCGCTGGTTTCCAGCGGCGCGCGCGCGCCGGGCTTCCGTTCGGCGCTGCTCTCGCTCAAGCAAAGCTCCGGCCTCTGGCAGGAGGATGCGCAGCCGATCGAGATCGCGGGCTCCCGCCTGTTCAACCTGCGGCTGCCGCTGCCCTCCACCGTGCAGCCAGGCAGTTACCGCGTGGAGGTCATGCTGGTCCGGGCACGGCGCATCATCGCCACCGAGCAACTGGGCTTCATCATCGAGCGCGTTGGCACCGCGGCGGAAATCGAGAGGGTCGCGCGTGGGCAGCCGGTGCTCTACGCTCTCATCTGCATCATCCTTGCCGCCGTGGCGGGTTGGCTGGGCAGCGTGATCTTCCGGAGGAATTGA
- a CDS encoding universal stress protein — protein sequence MPEAAAERARRDRVFLVVVDDSPERAVALRYAALRAAKSGGRVALLRVIEPVEQSEWAGIGAMMAEERREEAEALVAGLAAQVSEITGGLPILITREGKVAEELLALLEEDPRISILVLATAAHAKGPGPLITALTGRLAGRMSVPMTVVPGSMSDAELDRVT from the coding sequence ATGCCTGAGGCAGCCGCCGAACGCGCGAGGCGAGACCGGGTTTTCCTGGTGGTGGTGGATGACAGCCCCGAGCGAGCGGTGGCCCTGCGCTATGCCGCCCTGCGCGCCGCCAAATCGGGCGGGCGGGTGGCGCTGCTGCGCGTGATCGAGCCGGTCGAGCAGAGCGAGTGGGCCGGCATCGGCGCCATGATGGCCGAGGAACGCCGCGAGGAGGCCGAGGCGCTGGTCGCGGGCCTGGCCGCCCAGGTGAGCGAGATCACCGGCGGCCTGCCCATCCTGATTACGCGGGAGGGCAAGGTGGCGGAAGAATTGCTGGCCCTGCTGGAGGAAGATCCACGCATCTCCATCCTCGTGCTCGCCACGGCGGCCCATGCCAAGGGGCCGGGGCCGCTGATCACGGCCCTGACCGGGCGGCTGGCCGGGCGGATGAGCGTCCCGATGACCGTGGTGCCTGGCTCAATGAGCGATGCGGAGCTGGACCGCGTCACCTGA
- a CDS encoding DUF2459 domain-containing protein codes for MRSWTASPELGRRGMLLGGLALGGHVALAGCATLPEAAACGPAPAGQRLWLLDAGWHTEIGLPPAALPASLAAIFPDAPLVFFGFGKRDFMLAEARGPAEWLAGPFPGEGAMQVTAWPGPPAGALGLAVSSQGLALLGAALAASFAPGPALPSLALIEARAGRRFYIAARGYSLAYTCNSWTAGMLAAAGLNVSAAGVVLARGVTAQAAGLAQACRATARAPVS; via the coding sequence ATGCGGAGCTGGACCGCGTCACCTGAACTGGGCCGGCGCGGGATGCTGCTGGGCGGGCTGGCCCTGGGCGGCCATGTTGCCCTGGCTGGTTGCGCCACCCTGCCCGAGGCCGCCGCATGCGGCCCTGCGCCGGCAGGCCAGCGCCTGTGGCTGCTCGATGCCGGCTGGCACACCGAGATCGGCCTGCCGCCGGCCGCGCTGCCGGCATCCCTGGCCGCCATCTTCCCCGACGCGCCGCTGGTGTTCTTCGGCTTCGGCAAGCGGGACTTCATGCTGGCCGAGGCGCGCGGCCCCGCGGAATGGCTGGCTGGCCCCTTCCCCGGCGAGGGCGCGATGCAGGTGACGGCCTGGCCCGGCCCGCCCGCCGGCGCCCTCGGCCTCGCGGTGTCATCGCAGGGGCTGGCGCTGCTCGGTGCCGCCCTGGCCGCGAGCTTCGCGCCCGGCCCGGCGCTGCCCAGCCTGGCGTTGATCGAGGCGCGGGCCGGCCGGCGCTTCTACATCGCTGCCCGGGGCTACAGCCTGGCCTATACCTGCAACAGCTGGACGGCCGGGATGCTGGCCGCGGCGGGGCTGAACGTCTCGGCGGCGGGTGTGGTGCTGGCGCGGGGCGTGACGGCGCAGGCGGCGGGGCTGGCCCAGGCCTGCCGCGCCACCGCCCGGGCGCCGGTTTCCTGA
- a CDS encoding DUF3126 family protein — protein MKPAEIQAVQAHLRKLLGSTNLMIRAAATRNGPVELLAGAETIGTVDRDAEDGEVAYHITISVLAEDLPNL, from the coding sequence ATGAAGCCCGCTGAAATCCAGGCCGTCCAGGCCCATCTCCGCAAGCTGCTCGGCAGCACCAACCTCATGATCCGCGCGGCCGCCACGCGCAACGGCCCGGTCGAATTGCTGGCCGGCGCCGAGACCATCGGCACCGTGGATCGCGACGCCGAGGATGGCGAGGTGGCCTACCACATCACCATTTCCGTGCTGGCCGAGGATCTTCCGAACCTCTGA
- a CDS encoding GbsR/MarR family transcriptional regulator, which yields MFMDLPPATAAFVLHFGEMGSRWGINRTVGQIYALLFLSQRPLNADEIVAQLGFSRSNVSMGLKELETWHLVKLQHLPGDRREHFSTPEDVWQIVRILAEERRKREIDPTLSLLRDVLMQKPSSETDRHAQARMASLMEVISLLTGWMDDVKSLPDERLIALLKLGGRVARVLEATDRFQDIVTGKSRRKAKDA from the coding sequence ATGTTCATGGACCTGCCCCCCGCCACCGCCGCCTTCGTTCTCCACTTCGGCGAGATGGGTTCACGCTGGGGCATCAACCGCACGGTGGGGCAGATTTACGCCCTTCTGTTCCTCTCCCAACGCCCGCTCAACGCCGATGAGATCGTGGCCCAGCTCGGCTTCTCCCGCTCCAATGTCTCCATGGGGCTGAAGGAGCTGGAAACCTGGCACCTGGTGAAACTCCAGCATCTGCCCGGGGACCGGCGCGAGCATTTTTCGACACCCGAGGATGTCTGGCAGATCGTTCGCATCCTCGCGGAGGAACGCCGCAAGCGCGAGATTGACCCTACCCTCTCCCTGCTGCGTGACGTGCTGATGCAAAAACCCTCCAGCGAGACGGATCGCCATGCCCAGGCGCGCATGGCGAGCCTGATGGAGGTGATCTCCCTCCTCACCGGCTGGATGGATGACGTGAAGTCCCTGCCGGATGAGCGCCTGATCGCCCTGTTGAAGCTCGGCGGCCGCGTGGCGCGCGTGCTGGAGGCGACCGACCGCTTCCAGGACATCGTCACCGGAAAATCCCGCCGCAAGGCCAAGGACGCCTGA
- a CDS encoding cytochrome ubiquinol oxidase subunit I, with the protein MDPIILARMQFAANISFHILFPTITIALGWVLLFFKLRFDRTGDAAWMDAYKFWVKVFALSFALGVVSGVTMSFQFGTNWPGFMERVGNIAGPLLAYEVLTAFFLEASFLAVMLFGYGRVPNRIHTLATLLVAGGTSASAFWIIVLNSWMHTPAGYEIRDGVAHATDWLAIIFNPSMPYRLAHMMLASGLTVAFLLAGLSAWRWLRGDRAPGVQRALRTGVMLGAILIPIQIFAGDMHGLNTLEHQPQKVAAMEGVWETERSAGLRLFAIPDEATRSNRFEIEIPYLASLILTHSLDGEIRGLNEFVGNHPPVAPVFFAFRIMVGVGMLMLLVSWWGAWTLWRKGVTPWLARVLVGMTFSGWVATLAGWYVTEIGRQPWLVTGILRTGEAAGPVAATTIAASLFMYLALYGALLIAYIFTLMHLARRPTSPEPEELGQRDPLKPLAAAE; encoded by the coding sequence ATGGACCCGATCATCCTCGCCCGGATGCAATTCGCGGCGAATATCTCGTTCCACATCCTGTTCCCCACCATCACCATCGCGCTCGGCTGGGTGCTGCTGTTCTTCAAGCTGCGCTTCGACCGCACGGGCGATGCGGCCTGGATGGACGCCTATAAATTCTGGGTGAAGGTCTTCGCGCTGAGCTTCGCGCTCGGCGTCGTCTCGGGTGTGACGATGTCCTTCCAGTTCGGCACCAACTGGCCGGGCTTCATGGAGCGCGTGGGCAATATCGCGGGACCCCTGCTGGCCTATGAGGTGCTGACCGCCTTCTTCCTCGAAGCCTCCTTCCTGGCCGTCATGCTGTTCGGCTATGGCCGCGTGCCCAATCGCATCCACACGCTGGCGACGCTGCTGGTGGCGGGCGGCACCAGCGCCTCGGCCTTCTGGATCATCGTGCTGAATTCCTGGATGCACACGCCCGCCGGCTATGAAATCCGCGACGGCGTGGCGCATGCGACGGATTGGCTGGCCATCATCTTCAACCCCTCCATGCCGTATCGCCTGGCGCATATGATGCTCGCCTCCGGGCTGACCGTCGCCTTCCTGCTGGCCGGCCTTTCCGCCTGGCGCTGGCTGCGCGGGGACCGTGCGCCGGGTGTGCAGCGCGCGCTCAGGACGGGCGTGATGCTCGGCGCCATCCTGATTCCCATCCAGATCTTCGCGGGCGACATGCACGGGCTGAACACGCTGGAGCACCAGCCGCAGAAGGTCGCCGCGATGGAGGGTGTCTGGGAAACCGAGCGGAGCGCCGGCCTGCGCCTCTTTGCCATCCCCGATGAAGCGACGCGCAGCAACCGCTTCGAGATCGAGATTCCCTACCTGGCCAGCCTGATCCTGACCCACAGCCTGGATGGCGAAATCCGCGGCCTGAACGAATTCGTCGGCAACCACCCGCCTGTCGCACCCGTCTTCTTCGCCTTCCGCATCATGGTGGGCGTCGGGATGCTGATGCTGCTGGTCTCCTGGTGGGGCGCCTGGACGCTGTGGCGCAAGGGCGTCACGCCCTGGCTGGCGCGCGTGCTGGTGGGCATGACCTTCTCCGGCTGGGTGGCCACGCTGGCCGGCTGGTACGTGACGGAGATCGGCCGCCAGCCCTGGCTCGTCACCGGCATCCTGCGCACGGGCGAGGCGGCGGGGCCGGTCGCCGCCACCACCATCGCGGCGTCGTTGTTCATGTATCTGGCGCTCTACGGGGCGCTGCTCATCGCCTATATCTTCACGCTGATGCATCTGGCCCGCCGACCCACCTCGCCCGAGCCGGAGGAGCTTGGCCAGCGCGACCCGCTCAAGCCGCTGGCGGCAGCGGAATAG